One part of the Phragmites australis chromosome 3, lpPhrAust1.1, whole genome shotgun sequence genome encodes these proteins:
- the LOC133911778 gene encoding arabinogalactan protein 1-like: MARFAVVAAIVALLAVAAAAQAPAAAPTQAPPKMAPLPPPPARSPATAPAPVATPPTAAEPSPLASPPAPPTDAPTASAPSALTPTSSVSAPSGAPTGAPAANSAAAYASAASFVAVAAAVAAAVVF; this comes from the coding sequence ATGGCTCGCTTCGCCGTGGTCGCCGCCATCGTCGCCCTCCTGGCtgtcgccgccgcggcgcagGCCCCGGCCGCCGCCCCCACCCAGGCGCCCCCCAAGATGGCACCGCTGCCGCCTCCCCCAGCGAGGTCCCCGGCCACTGCGCCCGCGCCGGTCGCCACCCCGCCCACCGCCGCGGAGCCGTCCCCGCTGGCCTCTCCCCCGGCCCCGCCCACTGATGCCCCCACCGCCTCCGCCCCGTCCGCGCTCACCCCGACCTCCTCCGTCTCCGCCCCGTCCGGCGCCCCGACCGGCGCCCCAGCCGCGAACAGCGCCGCCGCGtacgcctccgccgccagcttcgtcgccgtcgccgccgcggtcgccgccgccgtcgtgttCTAG